The following proteins come from a genomic window of Microbacterium sulfonylureivorans:
- a CDS encoding phage holin family protein, which produces MLTFLIRAAIFVVSAALGLIVADLILPGFSLHWDDWWGIVLAVVIFAVLQSVLAPWLLKVTARHANALIGGIGLLSTFVALLIAVLIPAAGIGIDGPVAWIIGTLIVWLVTALASWLLPPIFIKRKVDDRRGR; this is translated from the coding sequence GTGCTCACGTTCCTCATCCGCGCGGCGATCTTCGTCGTCTCCGCAGCGCTCGGCCTCATCGTCGCCGACCTGATCCTGCCGGGGTTCTCCCTCCACTGGGACGACTGGTGGGGCATCGTGCTCGCCGTCGTGATCTTCGCCGTCCTGCAGAGCGTGCTCGCGCCGTGGCTCCTCAAGGTGACCGCCCGGCACGCCAATGCGCTCATCGGAGGCATCGGCCTGCTGTCGACGTTCGTCGCCCTGCTGATCGCCGTGCTCATCCCTGCGGCCGGAATCGGGATCGACGGCCCTGTGGCGTGGATCATCGGCACGCTCATCGTGTGGCTCGTGACCGCGCTGGCGAGCTGGCTGCTGCCCCCGATCTTCATCAAGAGGAAGGTCGACGACCGCCGCGGGCGATGA
- a CDS encoding alpha/beta fold hydrolase yields the protein MASYVFTAADGAALHVGREGEGMPLLALHGGYSSRGEIEAILELVLPDAPAFERWTPDLPGMGESIGTSVESAEQVVDLLCELVDAEFGGRPFVLLGHSLGGFLARAVAARRASQVSAVALLCPLPAEPIAEPGGVVAVEAGAIDALDPRRRAEFEGYFVWHTAETVRRFRSGVAPSLDVYDGDIVGRIMESADFGIPDAADGVPTLVVLGRRDSLIGYRAQVAEAESWPRATVVVVDDAGHALPHEKPELVKALLADLLARAA from the coding sequence GTGGCCTCGTACGTCTTCACCGCCGCCGACGGCGCCGCGCTGCACGTCGGCCGCGAAGGGGAAGGGATGCCGCTCCTCGCGCTGCACGGCGGCTACTCGTCCCGCGGCGAGATCGAGGCGATCCTCGAGCTGGTGCTCCCCGACGCGCCGGCGTTCGAACGATGGACACCCGACCTGCCCGGCATGGGCGAGAGCATCGGGACGTCCGTCGAGTCTGCCGAGCAGGTCGTCGACCTGCTGTGCGAGCTCGTCGACGCGGAGTTCGGCGGACGCCCGTTCGTGCTGCTCGGGCACTCTCTCGGGGGATTCCTCGCGCGCGCCGTCGCGGCGCGCCGGGCGTCGCAGGTGAGCGCGGTCGCGCTCCTCTGCCCGCTGCCTGCCGAGCCGATCGCCGAGCCCGGGGGAGTCGTGGCGGTCGAGGCGGGCGCCATCGACGCGTTGGACCCGCGCCGGCGCGCCGAGTTCGAGGGCTACTTCGTCTGGCACACCGCGGAGACGGTTCGTCGGTTCCGCAGCGGTGTCGCGCCGTCGCTGGATGTCTATGACGGCGACATCGTCGGACGGATCATGGAGTCCGCGGACTTCGGGATCCCCGACGCGGCCGACGGCGTCCCCACGCTGGTCGTGCTCGGGCGCCGCGACAGCCTCATCGGGTACCGGGCCCAGGTGGCCGAGGCCGAATCGTGGCCGCGCGCCACGGTGGTGGTCGTCGACGACGCCGGCCACGCGCTCCCGCATGAGAAGCCGGAACTCGTGAAGGCGCTGCTCGCCGACCTCCTCGCGCGCGCGGCGTGA
- the prfA gene encoding peptide chain release factor 1 produces the protein MFDSVKALIEEHRAVQEELSDPAVHADAGRAKRVNRRYAELSRIVKAHEDWVAASDDLEAARELAREDDAIAAEVPAMEDELAAAQERLRRLLIPRDPDDARDVIMEIKQGEGGAESALFAADLLRMYLQYAASKGWKTELLERNESDLGGYKDVQVAIKGSSTDPAQGVWAHLKYEGGVHRVQRVPATESQGRIHTSTTGVLVFPEVDEPDEVEISQNDLKIDVFRSSGPGGQSVNTTDSAVRITHLPTGIVVSMQNEKSQLQNREAGMRVLRARLLARQQEERDAAASDARKSQIRGMDRSERIRTYNFPENRIADHRTGYKAYNLDQVMDGALEPIVASAIEADEEAQLAALGSED, from the coding sequence GTGTTCGATTCCGTCAAGGCGCTGATCGAGGAGCACCGAGCGGTCCAGGAGGAGCTCTCCGACCCCGCCGTGCATGCCGATGCGGGACGCGCCAAGCGGGTCAACCGTCGCTACGCCGAGCTCTCGCGCATCGTCAAGGCGCACGAGGACTGGGTCGCGGCATCCGATGATCTGGAAGCGGCGCGCGAGCTCGCCCGCGAGGACGACGCCATCGCGGCGGAAGTCCCCGCGATGGAGGACGAGCTCGCCGCCGCCCAGGAGCGGCTGCGGCGTCTGCTGATCCCTCGGGATCCGGATGACGCGCGCGACGTGATCATGGAGATCAAGCAGGGCGAGGGCGGCGCCGAGAGCGCCCTCTTCGCCGCGGACCTCCTGCGGATGTACCTGCAGTACGCGGCGTCGAAGGGCTGGAAGACCGAGCTCCTCGAGCGCAACGAGTCCGATCTCGGCGGCTACAAGGACGTCCAGGTCGCGATCAAGGGCTCCAGCACCGACCCCGCGCAGGGCGTGTGGGCGCACCTGAAGTACGAGGGCGGGGTGCACCGCGTGCAGCGGGTGCCGGCGACCGAGTCGCAAGGGCGCATCCACACCTCGACGACGGGCGTGCTCGTCTTCCCGGAGGTCGACGAGCCCGACGAGGTCGAGATCAGCCAGAACGACCTGAAGATCGACGTGTTCCGCTCCTCGGGACCGGGCGGCCAGTCGGTGAACACCACGGACTCGGCGGTGCGCATCACCCACCTGCCGACGGGCATCGTGGTGTCGATGCAGAACGAGAAGTCGCAGCTGCAGAACCGCGAGGCCGGCATGCGCGTCCTGCGCGCGCGCCTCCTCGCGCGCCAGCAGGAGGAGCGCGATGCCGCGGCATCCGATGCCCGCAAGTCGCAGATCCGCGGCATGGACCGCTCCGAGCGCATCCGCACCTACAACTTCCCCGAGAACCGCATCGCCGATCATCGCACCGGTTACAAGGCTTACAACCTCGACCAGGTGATGGACGGCGCGCTCGAGCCGATCGTCGCTTCCGCCATCGAGGCCGACGAAGAGGCGCAGCTGGCCGCACTCGGCTCCGAGGACTGA
- the rho gene encoding transcription termination factor Rho, producing the protein MESISEIQTDASADERAEAPEVVESVETTATADAPVEAPAASEAPAAEPEAAAEAPVEEPAAPVKAPRKRAPRRAKTADAVTPEPVVEAPAEQSEPAAEASEPAEATEPAAEATEVAAETAEPAEATAPAADETPADDAQAAAADSETAAPEGEAGDAAEQSGDETPSRSRSRSRSRSRNRNQGGQNGQGGQNGQGGQNGQSGQAQNAQAQSAPKDNAPASDSDDDQGQGAGRGRQRNKRRGATQTGDEFDTEIGEDDVLIPIAGILDVLDNYAFVRTSGYLPGTSDVYVSLGQVKKYNLRKGDAVVGSIKQPREGEQSSRQKYNALVKVDAINGLSVEDAATRVEFGKLTPLYPQERLRLETAPEKLTQRIIDLVAPIGKGQRGLIVAPPKAGKTIVLQQIANAIATNNPEVHLMVVLVDERPEEVTDMQRTVKGEVIASTFDRPAEDHTTVAELAIERAKRLVELGRDVVVLLDSITRLGRAYNISAPTSGRVLTGGVDASALYPPKRFFGAARNIENGGSLTILATALVETGSKMDEVIFEEFKGTGNSELRLSRQLADKRIFPAVDVNASSTRREEMLLSTDEVKITWKLRRALAGLDPQQALEVVLGKLKETQSNVEFLVQMQKSIPAPTTGHGGRSHADDNSIR; encoded by the coding sequence GTGGAGTCCATCTCCGAGATCCAGACCGACGCATCGGCCGACGAGCGCGCGGAAGCGCCCGAGGTCGTCGAGAGCGTCGAGACCACCGCCACGGCTGACGCCCCGGTCGAGGCCCCGGCCGCGTCCGAGGCTCCGGCCGCCGAGCCGGAAGCCGCCGCCGAGGCACCGGTCGAAGAGCCCGCCGCGCCGGTCAAGGCGCCGCGCAAGCGCGCGCCGCGCCGTGCCAAGACGGCCGACGCCGTCACGCCCGAGCCCGTCGTCGAGGCGCCCGCCGAGCAGTCCGAGCCCGCCGCCGAGGCGAGCGAGCCCGCCGAGGCCACCGAGCCCGCCGCCGAGGCGACCGAGGTCGCTGCGGAGACGGCCGAGCCCGCCGAGGCGACCGCGCCGGCCGCCGACGAGACGCCCGCCGACGACGCGCAGGCCGCCGCCGCCGACAGCGAGACCGCAGCGCCCGAGGGTGAGGCCGGCGATGCCGCCGAGCAGAGCGGCGACGAGACCCCGTCGCGCAGCCGCAGCCGCAGCCGCAGCCGCAGCCGCAACCGCAATCAGGGCGGCCAGAACGGCCAGGGCGGCCAGAACGGCCAGGGCGGCCAGAACGGCCAGAGCGGCCAGGCGCAGAACGCCCAGGCGCAGAGCGCCCCGAAGGACAACGCCCCCGCCTCCGATTCGGACGACGACCAGGGCCAGGGTGCGGGTCGCGGCCGCCAGCGCAACAAGCGTCGCGGCGCCACCCAGACCGGCGACGAGTTCGACACCGAGATCGGCGAGGACGACGTCCTCATCCCGATCGCCGGCATCCTCGACGTGCTCGACAACTACGCCTTCGTCCGCACCTCGGGCTACCTGCCCGGCACGAGCGACGTCTACGTCTCGCTCGGCCAGGTCAAGAAGTACAACCTGCGCAAGGGCGACGCCGTGGTCGGCTCGATCAAGCAGCCCCGCGAGGGAGAGCAGTCGAGCCGCCAGAAGTACAACGCGCTCGTCAAGGTCGACGCGATCAACGGCCTGTCGGTCGAGGATGCCGCGACCCGCGTCGAGTTCGGCAAGCTGACGCCGCTCTACCCGCAGGAGCGTCTGCGCCTGGAGACGGCGCCCGAGAAGCTGACCCAGCGGATCATCGACCTCGTCGCCCCGATCGGCAAGGGCCAGCGCGGCCTCATCGTCGCGCCGCCCAAGGCCGGCAAGACGATCGTGCTGCAGCAGATCGCCAACGCCATCGCGACGAACAACCCCGAGGTCCACCTCATGGTCGTGCTCGTCGACGAGCGCCCCGAAGAGGTCACCGACATGCAGCGCACGGTGAAGGGCGAGGTCATCGCCTCGACCTTCGACCGTCCCGCCGAAGACCACACCACCGTCGCCGAGCTCGCCATCGAGCGCGCCAAGCGCCTGGTGGAGCTCGGCCGCGACGTCGTCGTGCTGCTCGACTCGATCACCCGTCTCGGCCGCGCCTACAACATCTCGGCGCCCACCTCGGGCCGCGTGCTCACCGGTGGCGTCGATGCTTCGGCGCTGTACCCGCCGAAGCGCTTCTTCGGTGCCGCGCGCAACATCGAGAACGGCGGATCGCTCACGATCCTCGCGACCGCGCTCGTCGAGACCGGCTCCAAGATGGACGAGGTCATCTTCGAGGAGTTCAAGGGCACCGGCAACAGCGAGCTGCGTCTGTCGCGCCAGCTCGCCGACAAGCGCATCTTCCCGGCCGTCGACGTCAACGCGTCGAGCACGCGTCGCGAAGAGATGCTGCTCTCGACCGACGAGGTCAAGATCACCTGGAAGCTCCGTCGCGCGCTCGCGGGTCTCGACCCGCAGCAGGCCCTCGAGGTCGTGCTCGGCAAGCTCAAGGAGACGCAGTCCAACGTCGAGTTCCTCGTGCAGATGCAGAAGTCGATCCCGGCTCCCACGACCGGTCACGGCGGACGCAGCCACGCGGACGACAACAGCATCCGCTGA
- the thrB gene encoding homoserine kinase: MNAGVAPAPGRRVVVRVPATSANLGPGFDTLGLALSVYDELDVTALPEGELEIVVSGQGAADVPRDASHLVVRAIAYAYESVGRRMPGLRLHAHNVIPHGRGLGSSGAAVVSGILAAKGLLEGDVEFGHDTLLRLATELEGHPDNVAPALFGGLTIAWVDEQGPQHKKLLVHRGVSPLVFVPEFTMSTEVARSLQPLQVPREDAVFNVSRSALLIAALTQSPELLQAATEDKLHQNYRASAMPETDRLVRALRGEGFAAVVSGAGPSVLVLADGPGRRLEAAALAGSVTDTPWEALMLAVDFKGGTVREYAEGST, translated from the coding sequence GTGAATGCAGGCGTCGCCCCGGCCCCGGGGCGTCGTGTCGTTGTCCGAGTGCCCGCGACGAGCGCGAACCTCGGTCCCGGCTTCGACACGCTCGGCCTCGCGCTGAGCGTGTACGACGAGCTCGACGTCACCGCCCTCCCCGAGGGCGAGCTCGAGATCGTCGTGTCGGGGCAGGGCGCGGCCGACGTGCCGCGCGACGCGTCGCACCTCGTCGTCCGCGCGATCGCGTACGCATACGAGTCGGTCGGGCGGCGTATGCCGGGGCTCCGGCTGCACGCGCACAACGTGATCCCGCACGGCCGTGGCCTGGGCTCGTCCGGCGCGGCGGTCGTGTCGGGCATCCTCGCGGCCAAGGGGCTTCTCGAGGGCGATGTCGAGTTCGGCCACGACACCCTGCTGCGCCTTGCGACCGAGCTCGAAGGACACCCCGACAACGTCGCGCCGGCCCTGTTCGGCGGCCTCACCATCGCGTGGGTCGATGAGCAGGGACCGCAGCACAAGAAGCTGCTCGTGCACCGCGGCGTCTCGCCGCTGGTGTTCGTGCCGGAGTTCACCATGTCGACCGAGGTCGCCCGCAGCCTGCAGCCCCTGCAGGTGCCCCGCGAGGACGCCGTGTTCAACGTGTCGCGCTCTGCTCTCCTCATCGCCGCGCTCACTCAGAGCCCTGAGCTGCTGCAGGCGGCGACCGAGGACAAGCTGCATCAGAACTACCGCGCGAGCGCCATGCCCGAGACCGACCGACTCGTCCGCGCGCTGCGCGGCGAGGGGTTCGCCGCGGTCGTGTCGGGCGCGGGACCGAGCGTGCTCGTGCTCGCCGACGGGCCCGGTCGCCGGCTCGAGGCCGCGGCCCTGGCGGGTTCGGTGACCGACACCCCGTGGGAGGCTCTCATGCTCGCCGTCGACTTCAAGGGTGGTACAGTGAGGGAGTACGCGGAGGGTTCCACGTAA
- the thrC gene encoding threonine synthase — protein sequence MAHVWQGVLREYADRLGVTDASTVVTLGEGGTPLLPAPSLSRRTGADVWVKYEGMNPTGSFKDRGMTVAVSRAIEHGAKAVICASTGNTSASAAAYAAHAGITAAVLVPEGKIAMGKLSQAVAHNGQLIQIRGNFDDCLEIARELADNYPVHLVNSVNPDRIDGQKTAAYEVVETLGDGPDFHFIPVGNAGNYTAYSRGYREEVERGVSTRVPRMFGFQAEGSAPLVRGEVVKNPETVASAIRIGNPASWDLALEARDATDGYFGAIDDTRILAAQKLLAAEVGIFVEPASAISVAGLLDRVEAGVVTPGSRVVLTVTGHGLKDPQWALRNADGSQVEPTVVDATTSEVASVLHLARVETPA from the coding sequence ATGGCACATGTCTGGCAGGGAGTCCTGCGCGAGTACGCGGATCGTCTGGGCGTCACGGATGCCTCGACCGTCGTCACCCTCGGCGAGGGCGGCACGCCGCTGCTGCCGGCCCCGTCGCTGTCGCGACGCACCGGTGCCGACGTCTGGGTGAAGTACGAGGGAATGAACCCGACCGGGTCGTTCAAGGACCGCGGCATGACCGTCGCCGTATCGCGTGCGATCGAGCACGGCGCGAAGGCCGTCATCTGCGCATCCACCGGCAACACGTCGGCCTCGGCGGCCGCGTATGCGGCGCATGCCGGGATCACCGCGGCCGTGCTCGTCCCCGAGGGCAAGATCGCGATGGGCAAGCTCAGCCAGGCGGTGGCGCACAACGGGCAGCTCATCCAGATCCGCGGCAATTTCGACGACTGCCTCGAGATCGCCCGCGAGCTCGCGGACAACTACCCCGTGCACCTCGTGAACTCGGTGAACCCCGATCGAATCGACGGTCAGAAGACCGCCGCGTACGAGGTCGTCGAGACGCTCGGCGACGGCCCCGACTTCCACTTCATCCCGGTCGGCAACGCCGGCAACTACACGGCCTACTCCCGCGGCTACCGCGAGGAGGTCGAGCGCGGCGTCTCCACGCGAGTCCCGCGCATGTTCGGCTTCCAGGCCGAGGGCTCGGCTCCGCTCGTGCGGGGCGAGGTCGTGAAGAACCCCGAGACGGTCGCCAGTGCCATCCGGATCGGCAACCCCGCGTCGTGGGATCTCGCGCTCGAGGCGCGGGACGCCACCGACGGCTACTTCGGCGCCATCGACGACACGCGCATCCTCGCAGCGCAGAAGCTGCTGGCCGCCGAGGTCGGCATCTTCGTCGAGCCCGCGTCGGCGATCAGCGTCGCCGGGCTCCTCGACCGCGTCGAGGCCGGCGTCGTGACCCCCGGTTCGCGCGTCGTGCTGACGGTCACCGGTCACGGCCTGAAGGACCCGCAGTGGGCCCTCCGCAACGCCGACGGCAGCCAGGTCGAGCCGACCGTGGTCGACGCGACGACGTCGGAAGTGGCATCCGTCCTGCATCTCGCCCGCGTGGAGACGCCCGCGTGA
- a CDS encoding homoserine dehydrogenase, with product MTDYRRLRVALLGAGAVGSQVAALLRQHADELADRAGARLELVGIAVRDLDAPRDVELPRELLTTDAESLIVGADIVIELMGGIEPARSYLLQAINSGADVVTANKALLATYGPEIFDAADQVGAEVYYEAAAAGAIPIIRPLRDSLAGDRVQRIMGIVNGTTNYILDRMDTEGAEFLDVLGDAQRLGYAEADPTADVEGYDAAQKAAILASLAFHTTVPLESVHREGITAIDKSMMDAARHAGYVIKLLAVCERLNDESGEAISVRVYPALIDRSHPLASVHGANNAVFVQAEAAGNLMFYGAGAGGVQTASAVLGDVVSAARRHIAGGVGVGESTLANLPIVPVGRVTTRYQITLEVDDQPGVLATVAGTLSEGRVSIATVEQTVVQESNGAPGVARLVIGTHKALEQDLSETVDRLAASGVVERVVSVLRVEGD from the coding sequence ATGACCGACTACCGCCGCCTCCGCGTCGCGCTTCTCGGCGCCGGCGCCGTCGGCTCCCAGGTCGCCGCACTGCTCCGGCAGCACGCGGACGAACTCGCCGACCGCGCAGGAGCGCGCCTCGAGCTCGTCGGGATCGCCGTGCGCGACCTCGACGCGCCCCGCGACGTCGAGCTCCCTCGCGAGCTGCTGACGACCGACGCCGAGTCGCTCATCGTGGGCGCCGACATCGTCATCGAGCTCATGGGCGGCATCGAGCCGGCGCGCAGCTATCTGCTGCAGGCGATCAACTCGGGCGCGGACGTCGTCACGGCGAACAAGGCGCTGCTGGCGACGTACGGCCCCGAGATCTTCGACGCAGCCGATCAGGTCGGCGCCGAGGTGTACTACGAGGCAGCCGCGGCCGGGGCGATCCCGATCATCCGGCCGCTGCGCGATTCGCTCGCCGGCGACCGCGTGCAGCGCATCATGGGGATCGTCAACGGGACGACGAACTACATCCTCGACCGCATGGACACCGAGGGCGCCGAGTTCCTCGACGTGCTCGGCGACGCCCAGCGGCTCGGCTACGCCGAGGCCGACCCCACCGCCGACGTCGAGGGCTACGACGCCGCGCAGAAGGCGGCGATCCTCGCGAGCCTCGCCTTCCACACGACGGTCCCCCTCGAGTCCGTCCACCGCGAGGGCATCACCGCGATCGACAAGTCGATGATGGATGCCGCGCGCCACGCCGGCTACGTCATCAAGCTCCTCGCCGTGTGCGAGCGGCTGAACGACGAGTCCGGCGAGGCGATCTCGGTCCGTGTCTACCCGGCCCTGATCGACCGGTCCCACCCTCTGGCGAGCGTGCACGGGGCCAACAACGCCGTCTTCGTGCAGGCCGAGGCCGCGGGCAACCTCATGTTCTACGGCGCGGGCGCCGGCGGCGTGCAGACCGCCTCCGCCGTGCTGGGCGACGTCGTCTCGGCGGCGCGCCGTCACATCGCGGGTGGCGTCGGCGTGGGCGAGTCCACGTTGGCCAACCTGCCGATCGTCCCGGTCGGACGCGTCACGACGCGCTACCAGATCACGCTCGAGGTCGACGATCAGCCGGGCGTGCTGGCGACGGTCGCGGGCACGCTGAGCGAGGGCCGCGTGTCGATCGCGACCGTCGAGCAGACCGTCGTTCAGGAGTCGAACGGCGCGCCCGGCGTCGCGCGGCTCGTGATCGGCACTCACAAGGCTTTGGAGCAGGACCTCAGCGAGACGGTCGACCGTCTCGCCGCGAGCGGCGTCGTCGAGCGCGTCGTCTCGGTTCTGCGTGTGGAAGGAGACTGA
- the lysA gene encoding diaminopimelate decarboxylase: MSAPSQSRTLAPAWLVEPDDANALAPLVWPANAVRDDDGALRLGGIAATDLADRFGTPLWVLDEDEVRATARRTLDAFRAAAALHGVQARVYYAGKAFLSSEVVRWVTDEGLAVDVCTGGELALALAAGADPARLGFHGNNKSVAELEAAVSAGVGSIVIDSLIEIERLAAIVGRRGVRQSVLLRVNSGVHAETHDFLATAHEDQKFGFTLTDAPAAVARIRELDGLEFVGLHCHIGSQIFGTAGFEESASRIVELHAELREGGEMPVLNLGGGFGIAYTSVDDPTPIEQLAVGIAEAVARQCSVRGIPMPNLAFEPGRAIVGRAGVTLYEVGTTKPVEVDGGAQRLYVSVDGGMSDNARPALYGAEFSARIASRASTAAPALVRVVGKHCESGDVVVDAEYLPGDVAPGDLLAVPATGAYCFSLASNYNYVPRPPVVALRGGEARIIVRGESIDDLLVRDAGLTRTTTEGIA, from the coding sequence GTGTCCGCCCCTTCGCAGTCCCGCACCCTGGCACCGGCATGGCTCGTCGAGCCGGACGACGCCAACGCGCTCGCTCCGCTCGTGTGGCCGGCCAACGCGGTGCGCGACGACGACGGCGCGCTCCGCCTCGGCGGCATCGCCGCGACCGATCTCGCCGACCGCTTCGGCACGCCGCTGTGGGTCCTCGACGAAGACGAGGTGCGCGCCACGGCGCGGCGCACGCTCGACGCCTTCCGTGCCGCGGCCGCGCTCCACGGCGTGCAGGCGCGCGTCTACTACGCGGGCAAGGCGTTCCTCAGCTCCGAGGTGGTCCGCTGGGTGACCGACGAGGGTCTCGCCGTCGACGTCTGCACCGGCGGCGAGCTCGCTCTCGCGCTGGCGGCCGGCGCCGACCCCGCGCGGCTCGGCTTCCACGGCAACAACAAGAGCGTCGCCGAGCTCGAGGCCGCAGTCTCGGCCGGCGTCGGCTCGATCGTCATCGACAGCCTCATCGAGATCGAGCGCCTCGCCGCGATCGTCGGCCGTCGTGGTGTGCGCCAGTCCGTTCTGCTGCGGGTGAACAGCGGAGTCCATGCCGAGACGCACGACTTCCTCGCGACGGCGCACGAAGACCAGAAGTTCGGCTTCACGCTCACGGATGCCCCGGCCGCCGTCGCTCGTATCCGCGAGCTCGACGGCCTCGAGTTCGTGGGCCTCCATTGCCACATCGGCTCGCAGATCTTCGGCACCGCCGGGTTCGAGGAGTCGGCGTCGCGCATCGTCGAGCTCCACGCCGAGCTTCGCGAGGGAGGGGAGATGCCCGTCCTCAACCTCGGGGGCGGTTTCGGCATCGCCTATACCTCTGTCGACGATCCGACGCCGATCGAGCAGCTCGCCGTCGGCATCGCCGAGGCCGTCGCCCGCCAGTGCTCCGTGCGCGGCATCCCGATGCCGAACCTGGCGTTCGAGCCCGGCCGGGCCATCGTCGGCCGTGCCGGGGTGACACTGTACGAGGTCGGCACGACCAAGCCGGTCGAGGTCGACGGCGGCGCGCAGCGCCTGTACGTCAGCGTCGACGGCGGCATGAGCGACAACGCGCGTCCCGCGCTCTACGGCGCCGAGTTCTCGGCGCGGATCGCGTCCCGCGCGAGCACGGCGGCGCCGGCGCTCGTCCGGGTGGTCGGAAAGCACTGCGAGTCCGGCGACGTGGTCGTCGACGCCGAGTACCTCCCCGGCGACGTCGCGCCCGGCGACCTGCTGGCCGTGCCCGCGACCGGGGCGTACTGCTTCTCGCTCGCGAGCAACTACAACTACGTCCCCCGCCCGCCGGTCGTGGCGCTGCGCGGGGGAGAGGCGCGGATCATCGTGCGCGGCGAGTCGATCGACGACCTGCTCGTGCGCGACGCCGGCCTCACCCGAACCACCACGGAAGGGATCGCATGA
- a CDS encoding DUF2993 domain-containing protein encodes MSADDQATQQLPDWEHTQAPKRRWWPWLVAFAIVVVLAIVAWFAAEAIARDLVSRTIEGEVSERLSLPADHEVDVEVAGMMIPQLIGGSLTEVTVSSDDVPVGAFEGDVTITATDVPIREGADMGGATATVTLDEAQLQGLLSTIDGFPAESVGLAEPDVTMATELQVFGVGFPVGVSMTPSVTDGDIVLTPTSFELAGAQIDAGQLSQQFGALADVVVRDWTVCLAQYIPAGVTMTDVRVDGDVLVADADVDGAIVNDPALQANGTCG; translated from the coding sequence GTGAGTGCTGACGACCAGGCCACACAGCAGCTGCCCGACTGGGAGCACACCCAGGCGCCCAAGCGCCGGTGGTGGCCGTGGCTGGTCGCCTTCGCCATCGTCGTGGTCCTGGCGATCGTCGCCTGGTTCGCCGCCGAGGCCATCGCCCGCGACCTCGTCTCGCGCACGATCGAGGGCGAGGTCAGCGAGCGGCTGTCGCTGCCGGCCGACCACGAGGTCGACGTCGAGGTTGCGGGGATGATGATCCCGCAGCTCATCGGCGGGAGCCTGACCGAGGTGACCGTGTCGTCCGACGACGTGCCCGTCGGTGCGTTCGAGGGAGACGTGACGATCACGGCGACCGATGTGCCGATCCGCGAAGGCGCCGACATGGGCGGTGCCACCGCGACGGTCACGCTCGACGAGGCCCAGCTCCAGGGGCTCCTTTCGACGATCGACGGATTCCCCGCCGAGTCGGTCGGCCTCGCCGAGCCCGACGTCACGATGGCGACCGAGCTTCAGGTCTTCGGCGTGGGGTTCCCCGTCGGGGTCTCCATGACTCCATCGGTGACGGACGGCGATATCGTGCTCACGCCGACGTCGTTCGAGCTCGCGGGCGCCCAGATCGACGCCGGGCAGCTCTCGCAGCAGTTCGGCGCGCTCGCCGACGTGGTGGTGCGCGACTGGACCGTGTGCCTCGCGCAGTACATCCCCGCCGGCGTGACGATGACGGATGTGCGCGTGGACGGCGACGTGCTGGTCGCGGATGCCGACGTGGACGGCGCGATCGTGAACGACCCCGCGCTCCAGGCGAACGGCACCTGCGGCTGA